AGACTAGCTCCCTTCTGGAATATTGTATTACTACATCATTAGACTGTTAAACTCTTCTGTCAGGCTACAACAGTACACAATTATCACACCCGTGCACTGCCAAACTCCTACCGCATGGCACCAGTATCACATCTCTGTTCTGCCACAGGATTGCATTACCACACCAGCGCGCTGTCAGTGCTGTGCGGCACTGCATGCTAACCCGGTATAAACTCCACAGCAGAGTGCTTTTCTGCAGCTGCCTCCCCAATCCAGTGTGCAAGCACATCATTGTTAGACTAAGGTGACATCCTGGCTTATACTAATACATCATTACACTACCCTGCCTTTGTTAATTCATGTACCACTCAATTACAAAATGGTAAAATGCCCTAAAAGAGTATTATTGCTTTATTATATTAGAACATCACTGCACTGATATAGCATAAGCCTAATTAATAAAATATCACTGCATGCTGTATCCTGGCAGTATCTTAGCATTCTCCTGGAGTACACACCCACAGTGCACTATATTGCTGTGCTGGTTATATAAACACGGCACTTCTGCCTTcactctgtctttttttctgcacagccACAAATCTGTCTCCCTCAGACACAACCCTGTAGTCCTGGGCTGCTCCTTTTTGCTGTTACTGCAATAACAACATCCTCCGAGAAGTCATCCCTGCGATCTTTTCTGCGTATCTGCTTGTACCACTGTAGTGTCTGCATCTGCGACCACATCACTGCACCACCGTGGAAGAACAGGGTGATGTTCCACATCTGTAGAGCTGGGACAAGATATACTGGTGCTGCTGGACCAcagtgctctgctgctgcaggtatGCATCACTGTGCTCCTCTCCTTCTACGTACTGCAAAATTACTGTTTTAACTGTTTCACAGTGGGCTGTGTGGGCTGGAGAGAAGTTCTTGTATTAAATAAATTGTCTACTGAGCTGTTGCTCTCTACTAATTACAAAGTGGAGCAGACTAGTGTTACAGAACCTGCAGCCTTACACCGCAACCCTGGACACTTCTGTACCTGTGACCCTGCCTCAGCCCAGGCCGCAACTCAGGCTCCTGCAGGTTTAAGTCCCTGCCTGTCTCAAAACATTGCTCACATTTTTACACAATGCTTAGCGTTTGCTTCTTCactcacagaaacaaaatttcCATCATTCAGTTCCACGACAGAATTTCCAGTTCTTATCCTTGGGCCTTTATTCATCCCAGAATTTTGGTATTACTACCAAAAAATTTTCACATCTCCCTTCCTGTAACCAGCTCTTTGTGTTTCCTGCATTATAGGTCCCCTTCTTGTATCCACAAATCACCTGTACAGCCCACTCCTAAAAGCCAGCCCTAGAATCTCCACTAGATGGTCATTCTCTCATAGTTACTTCAAACAAAGCAAGTGAGAGATAAATACAAAGAGAAATGGGAATAAACAATATTGCGCTCTAAAAGAAAGGTGTTGGTGTTTGTTTATAAGCACTGGTGTAATGTACCCAGTGAAAGGGTGAAAACTAGAATTGTATCCGTCTCTTTTCTGTAAGGGGCATCGTTCGACACTGCAATTAGTTTTTGCTAAGTTTACGGCTTTCAGAAGTGTCTTGTGACACTgggatggaagcagcaaagcAGGTAAAATAAAGATACCCTTCAGGTAAGAACTGAGTTCAAAACCAGAGAGCTTTCTGTGAGCGGGAGCTCTGGCATGGATTTGTTTGTATTTCTGACACTTTGGGGACAGACAGCTCCACAGAATTAAAATCTGTTCTCAGATACATCTTCACTTTCCTCAGAACTACAGGGACAGCACAAGTCAGAGCCCACAGATTTCAAAGCCTGGTGCTagaattttgctttttgtaaCCTGGTTGAGCACCAAGCCGCTCACCAGGCCCTTCCTTATCGCTACTACAAAATTTTAATCTAGACTTCTGGTACACCACTGGCACAGGGAGGGTAATACTCATTCTGAGTTAAACACAACCGTAATGTTCATAAATAGCAGACTGTCAGTGAGGATGCAAAATCGTTGAGGAAAACAGatgtgctttgatttttctctggaGAAGTCCAAACGAACAGAAGTAGGCAATATTTCCTGACACCAGATTAAAGAGATAGGGGTGTATCATCTCCTTCCACCCAGTTACAAAAATTCTTTCCATTCTCTCCATAATCTTGATTTGAATGGGCACCCTGCAAAGCTTCCCAACCCGCTAAcccgctttaaaaaaaaaaaaaaaaaaaagacacaacaacaacaacaaaccccacaaatCATAATTCTGGTTTAATCGATCACTTCCAGGGCTGGAACTTAGCCGCCCAGGCTACTGGCTTATACCTATAATTGTGCTTCTGGGAGATTGCAGTTACATTAATCTTCCTGGAGATTACATCTCCCAGTAACATCCCTAAATGGctctaaaagaaaattttgagccagtctccctctgccttttcatTTTTAGAGGGTAGCCGTGTTGGGTAATTTCACTACCAGAAGCAGCTAAAAGCAACAGCTTTGTACTGAAAGAGCTTGCAAACACCGAAAGCATCTGTTCCATCCTAACATAGTGACTGGGAAGGCTTCGGAATTGggtcaggattttttttgtcGTTCTCCCCACTACCTTCTCCTGACAGCTTCTGCCATCAGAAATGATTCATATGCTGATTGTACAGAAATGTACCATAAGGAGATGTAAACAAATAGAGCAAAGCAAGGCGGGGAGCCAGAGAGATGGAATCTAataagtaaatacattttaaaaatccgCTTCTCTGACTCTCGCCCTCAGCAGGCAGAGCCACAACTTCCCCCGGCGACAGGGAAAGCACCGGCGCTTCCCCCGCCAGCACAACCGAGAGCGCCCTCCGCagcgcccggcggggcgggcgggcggccgggggctgcgggcggctCCGACCCGCGCCCCCACCCCGGCGCGGAGCTCTCCTCGCTGCCGGTGTCGGTACCGGTGCCGGCCCCGCAGCGCCCCGGCGGTGCCGCAGCGCCGGGAGAAGTTGGGCAGGGGCGGCCAGGAAGCAGTGCATTTACAGCTGCGGGCTGCGCCCGGAGGCGCGGGGGGCTCCGGGACGAGGAGCCGAAGGTCCGAGagcgggcaggaggagggggcgcGGGGGACTGGCAGGCAGGGGGGACGGAGGGGGCGAGAGCCGCTTTGCCCCTTACCTGGCCAAAGACCGAGCTGAGCATGGGGTGCAGCTGGTGGAAAAGGGGGTCCGCTTCCACCGACCGATCGCTGCCGCTGGACTTGGTGGAGTACTTGCTGCTGGATTTGGACAGAGGTGACGCGCCTTCCGCGAGCTTCAGGGACTCTCTGCTGGACCTCTGCCTGTGACTGAAGAAAAagtcctcctctgcctcctccccatccctgtctgaGAGCTGATGCTGGTCCTGGGGGTGACCGTGGCTGGCGTGCTGCGGGAGGTGGTGGTGATGCCTGGATGTCCGCACCGGTTCCTTGCCGCTGCCTCTCCTTGGACCTCCTTCCGCCGGCTCCGGCTGGCTCTCCCCCCGTCCATGTGACAGCTTCCCCGCGCCCCTCGCTCCGTCCTCCCGGGCGCCCGGGTGGCAGAGCGGCCTGCGGgcactgggctccccggggagcggctcctggctctgctccctccccgccTGCCCGCCTTGTCCTCTGCCGTCCCGGGCGCGGTTGCCGCGGGGCTGGGGTTGGGCGCCCGCCGCCCTCCGGCTCCCCGCCGCCTTCAGCAGCGAAGTGCGGGACTCGCTTTTCGCCATGGAGGAGCCGCTCATCGCGGGGCCGCTAGAGCCGCATCCCCGGCCGGGCGGAGCGCTGCCgctgcgggcagggctgcggcGCGCCGCTCACGGCATGTCCTGCGGAGACCCGCTTAAATCCCGCACCGCGGCCCATGTGACAGCGCAGACAAAGGCCGCGGAAGGGGCGCTCCGGCGCGGGCTGGCGGGCACCGTCCCCCCGCCGGGGctcccccccgcgccgccgcctctCCAGGTGAGCCGGGGCCTCCCCCCGCCGGGGGCCGGCCCAGGCCGGGGCGCGCCGGCAGCGAAGCGGCGCCGCCgagggggtgcgggcggcggcgggcggcgctccCGCAgcgcggcgggcgggcagggcccggcggccccgggcacggcggggaggggggaccgCGGCCCCCCCAGCGCGgcggcgggccggagccgcgggagcaTCGCCCCCGGAGGGGTCCCGGGGAGGGAGGCCTGACCCCCGGGGCTCCCGCGTCTCCCAGGGAAGGAGGTGGGTGCCTGCGAGGGCAGAGCCGGGAAGGCGAGCACCCCTGCCCCGCGGGGTGGCCCCCCACGCGTGTCCCTCGGAAGGTCCCTCCGAGGGGGCCAGCGGGAGCCAGCACGCTGTGGGCACCGGGGCCCACCGGAGCGCTCCGCCTGGGTGCTCAGTCTACCGAAACGGGACCGGGGGGATACCGGCTCTATAGGTCTTATCGGTAAGCCTTGATCCAAATCCCAGATTTCCCAAAGTTCAGGAGAGGAGGCTGGGCACCCGGCCCCTGCCTGTCTGACATAGCCCACGGGAAGTTTTGATCCAGCCTTTGAAATGGACATAGAGGCTTTGTTAGAGCATGTCttaaaaggatataaaaatgAAGGAGCTTGTACCTAAAAAGCCGATTACTTAGCATCTTTGTAATCAAACACAGGTAATTAAGTGGCAACAGGTGGTTCAATAATGATGTTCTGTTTAAAAGCAGTAAAAGGTAACAGTGTCAAATCAGACATATGTTCCCAATGAGGAAAAGACCCGGTTCCTTCTTGCTCATCTTCAGACAGTGATTGTGCCTCACTGCCAGACTTGGATACCTCAGCAGTTTATGTACCCAGAAAGATGAAGGTGTGATTATCGCATAATAAGCTTACTCATGCTAGCTCTGCTCTTGCTGGCACATGCACAGCAGTTACTATGTGATGACACAGTCTTCTCTGCAACAACCCAAGTGCAACTTCTCTCTGCAGCCTGGGGTCCCATTGCAGCCTGTGCCCCCACCACTGCAGTCGTACGTGCTGCTCAGGGCAGTGCTGCCATGGAAGGAGAGTTATGCTGTAGCCCTGGCTCGGAGTGCTCTGTGCCCTCAGCTCTGCTATCAGCACCAGATGTGCAGCAGCCATGCACAATTCCTGCACAAGGTGTCCTCCATCCATCCTCAGGGTGGCAGAGACGACAGGCCGGCTCCTCTGCCTCTTTCCTGCTTTGGACGCTTGACAGCAGCTGTTGTAGTGGCTAAATGGGCTGTTGAAGGGGTTTGTGGAGGGGACATTTATTGAGCAGTAATTTCCCATTTGTACCTGCAGTGTCATTTCAGTTCCTAATTACAGCCCAGGTAccttttggggtttggttttgcttttttttttaatttttttttttccccagaactggCTGCTCCTGTTTGGTATCAGCAGTGCAGAACCACTACTCATGGCTGGATGAACACGAGCCCTGGCTTTCCCTACTGCAGCTGCATTGCTGGAGCTGTGGCTGCAAAAAGGCTCCTTCTGCCAGAAAGCTCAGAAGTAGCAGGAGGCTGAAATGAACATTTCTCAGTACCTCTCTGTCCTGGGGAAGTAAATTCTGTCAGGATGTAACATTGCTTCTATAGAAGCTTCCATTTCTGGAGTTGCAGCTGGTGCTGACGAGGCATTGCTGTGAGGAAGTTCACACAGATAAGATTCCTGTCTAGCCTGACTAATGCTGCCCTCCCCCTCCTTGGGGTCTTTTGAGCTGTTCCTGAGGACTGTAGTGACACTGCTGTCTACAGGTGGGTTGTAGCTCCTTGCCTCAACCAACCGAGCACTGCAGAATTTGGAGCAGATGCCTCATTAGTGAGAAGGGACTCACTAGTGCAGATGTGATTCATCACTTCAGAGAGCACTTCAGGGATCAGGGCAAGAAACAGCTTGACTAACAGAGGCAATAACAATGCAGGCAGGGGCCATGTTACAGAATTGagcaaaaaagcagcagtgactgAAAAAACTATTAAATGGGACAGAGTGAGAGCACAAATCAGAAACCTGGCTGTCCATGACACCTGTGTTTGGGTTTCAGCTAGGAACGAACCCTGGCTGTTCACAGAATCTGGAGTGAATCCTCCTCACAAATTCATTTTGGAGGTTTTTCATGTATCTCCTTTTCTAGACAAATTAATCTTGGGATCGCAGTGGCTGCATAGCATCCACTGCATACTAAAGAGCTAGCTATTCTGGAGCCAAATGCCAGGGAACAACAGTGCCCGGCTGTAGAGAAAAGCACATAATTCCAGCACGGCTGAGCAGCGAGATGTGCAGGGACATCTCTCCAGAGAGAGCGTGGCTCCTCTTCCATCTGGCAGCACAAAAGAGGACAGGCCTGAATCCTCAAGACACGAAGATTATATTATGTAATGTGCACGCTTGCTGCTTCCGCAGACGGAGCTAAGTCAGAACCGTCCCTGTGATTCCGGCAGTGGCCGAGCCAGAGGGGAGCTGCGCTTCCCTCCCCAAACCAGGGGGATTCTGGAGTGAGGGAGTagcctggggctggcgggggaAAGTGGATCCAATTCCAGCGTGCAATGACAAATACGGCACTGCCTGCAAGTGTAAAATCCTGTCTTTCCTTAGAAGTGCTATCAAAAAGCATGCATGTGAGAAAATGCATGAGTGTTTTTTCAGGAAGGGCTCAGTCAATTCTTTTTGGCTTCACTTGTGTaaagaaaatttttgaaaaaatttaAGTATACTGTTCAAATAAACAGGGGCTGCATTGCCTGCTCTGAACTCAGAAGagtgtattttaatttcagttaaagACTGCAGCCCATAAAAGGAGTTTGAGACTGAAATGAGTGAGAACTGCTCATTAAAAAACGTCTCCAGCAAGCTGTTGAGGAGGTACAAAGAATCTGTGATGTTTTGCAGCGGTTCTCTAGGTACTAGTTTCTTAATCTTTATTATTTCTCTCACCTGCATTTGCAGGAATGTAATCGTCTAGTGTAAGTATGATATCATACACACAATTTGGCAAAGCATAGTAAAATCTAAGCTGGACTAGGCTGAGAATCAGGATACTTAATCGGGAATGTGTCCTGCAACAGTAGATGAACTGTCTAGCCATCATTTATGGCCTTTCTGTTCCCCTTactctctctccatctcttttAGAGGGTTTCAAAAACATGGCATGTTTCAATAGTCAAAAAGATGCCAAGTATCGGTCTTCCGGCATATTGTATTTGGACAGGCATGTGTCTGCCTCCAGAGGAAGCAAAAGCACTGACAGCTGGAGATTCTGTTTGCTTGAAGACTTGGTATTGCTCTTCAGGTTTTACTCCACGGGAGAGGAATAATCCCGACAGCATTACAAAGGCATTATTGTTCTGGCTGTAATCCCTGTGCTCAAATCCACCCTGGTTACTTGCATCCTGATTGCAAACAGAGAACTTCCCTTTGTATTTGTCAGGACAAGACTGGCAGATGGATTGGAAGTCACTGTTTTCTATGGTCAGATAGCATCGAAGGGGGAAAGGCCGCAGTGTGATCCTGTAATAAGTCTATGGGAATGGGAAAGGAGGATGAAGGGCAATGGAACAAAAATAACAGTCCGCAAGAGGAATGGACGAACTACAGGAAAAACACAGTTGGAGGAAATCAGGATGACAGAGAGATAAAGTGGAGAAGAAAATGTGTAGGGACAAAGGTGAAGCTCCCTATACATTATAATGTAAATAATACAGGGCTCACCAGTGGGCCAGGCTGGGCCCAAGGAGCTGGCAGTGGGAAAAACAGGTAAGAGCAATCGTCAATGTGGAAGAGGGAATGGCTTCCAAAGGGAAGCAACAAACCTTCTCACTATGATACTCTATAATAGCACAGACCTCAGCTTGACTCCGCACCTTCATGTTGTTGGCATGTGAGAGGCCAGTCAGAGCAGGAGACTACGCTTCACACGGAGATGATGCCTCAACCCTTTCTTAGGTTTTGAAACTAAATAACATGAAAGAAGATGCAACAGAAACTCTGCTGCTCAGCGGGACAGATATGGCTGAGTTCCCTGAGCTAGCACATGTGGCTTAACTTTAGCCAGACTCCCAAGAAGAGATCCAACCATCCCTACTCCAGGTATGTAAACAAAAGTAAATAATTCTTTCCAAATAATTCTCCTCACCCTATCTCCTTCCCACACACCCTTTTTGAGTCTTCCAGTTCACACAGCTAGGAATGCAATTATTTAAGCTGATATAGCTGGCTCAGCTTTGCAGTTTTAGAGTCCACGGCTGGCAAATGTCACTTCTTTCGTATTGGACATCTCTGTTGCCAAACTACAATCAACTTCACAGTCACATCTATGTAGAAGGCACTGCTGTGCAAGTGGGGAACCACTGCCTTGAACCACAAGACAGGCAGGAAGCACATTAAAGTGGAGGTCTGAGTAcagttctaggaaaaaaaatactttgaaaatcacCAAAGCAAGACTAACGTGGTTTTAACAGTGACACTGGTGCCTCTCTTCATTTGATACAGTCTCAAGGCACAAAGCGATAACATGACAAAGAGTAAATAGCAAAGGAATGCTCAATTGGGTGGCTTGTCTTTGGCTTAGATTGAGAGCAGCAATTAATATAGGAAGGGGAAAATTAAATCACTtcataattttccattttcagatgACCTGAGCTCTCCTAGATAAGAGCAAAGCTTTTCATGAGCCCATGCAGATGTTTTACAGTCACAATAAACTTCATATGTGATGGAGCGATCTCTTTCTGAAATATGATCTGGACCACAGGATTATGGCTGCTTTTCAGAGAGACAGGTGGACTCTTCAGCCGCATTAAAAAGGATCCCTGATTATCAGGTAAAAagcctgcatattttttttccaactagGAACATTTAatctttgccattaaaaaaaaaaaaagttatttatcaaCTCCCTAAATAATTAGTttcagagaaggggagggaaaaagagcagCGCTGAAGGCCAGATACTTGCAGTCTGGGTTGGAAGTAGTTTGGGGACAAGGCTGAATAAAATGCTATTGCTTGCTCATTGCCTGGCAGCCTGATCTCTGGCCAGTCTCCTGGCAAAGAAAACCTCTTATGTCTATTTTGGGAAATGGTTACTTTCCAATGGGAAGGGTATTAAGGTGTATCAACATTATATCAGTCCTCATATTTTATTCTGCCGCTATTGATGCACCTGGGAAATCAGAATAaaagttgctgctgcttttcatccTTTGACTCTTTCACCACCAACAACTAAAATACGAGCTACCACCATGTGACGACTCAGTTATACAACATGAACTCAGTTATACAACAAATAGGCAGGAGTATGAAATAACTATAGTCAGTTCAAATTCATTTGGGATCGGCTGGAGTGAATCACTCATTATCTCCAGGGCAGCTGTTCTCTCTCCATAGAGCTGCTCTCGCTCAAATACTTTATTTAATGAGCACAGATACTGGTACATAACCAGCACAGTTCTGGTAGAAGATAGCTCCGGAGAGACAGGGTTGCCACGTCTGGCTTGCAACCAGAAAGGAAGCTGTATGAGTTGCAGTACGTGGTCAGGTTTCTGTTAGCAGCTGCAGTCcctttcagatgaaaaattataGCCCTAGTACTGACACGAGAGAAGAGGGTCAGGAACACATGGCTAGTGGAGGAAGGACACCTTGTCTCAGGAGCAGAGCCGCTCATAACTCCTGTGCAAGCATGCCCACCTCACTGCTGAgttggcagagggagagggagcaagATGCTGCTACCAGTGTCATTGGCACGAGAAACCAAACAAAGCCAATGAGGATTCATAATCTTGGAGCTCTAATTCTTTTTCAAGAATTTAACAAAAGACCTGATGTCCTGAACAAATTGCAGCTTAGGTAGTTACATTCTGCCTAAATTACCCTTCAATTTCAGATAAAGGAATTTGTCAATTCTACAAATAAGttatttgcaaaatgctttttatgcCTCATTCCAGAGGGGTGCTACATTTTGGTAGTTGATCTAACAACATCTCATTAGTGCAATTACCAAGTTATATTGAATAATGTAGGTTTTCAGTAATTTCCAACAAGTCCTGTTAAACATCTAGagaaa
The Numenius arquata chromosome 16, bNumArq3.hap1.1, whole genome shotgun sequence DNA segment above includes these coding regions:
- the CABP1 gene encoding calcium-binding protein 1 isoform X1 translates to MSGSSMAKSESRTSLLKAAGSRRAAGAQPQPRGNRARDGRGQGGQAGREQSQEPLPGEPSARRPLCHPGAREDGARGAGKLSHGRGESQPEPAEGGPRRGSGKEPVRTSRHHHHLPQHASHGHPQDQHQLSDRDGEEAEEDFFFSHRQRSSRESLKLAEGASPLSKSSSKYSTKSSGSDRSVEADPLFHQLHPMLSSVFGQDRELRPEEIEELREAFKEFDKDKDGFINCRDLGNCMRTMGYMPTEMELIELSQQINMNLGGHVDFEDFVELMGPKLLAETADMIGVKELRDAFREFDTNGDGEISTSELREAMKKLLGQQVGHRDIEEIIRDVDLNGDGRVDFEEFVRMMSR